One genomic segment of Pseudomonas sp. RU47 includes these proteins:
- a CDS encoding MFS transporter, with protein MTAQSPAKPAPFSRSDYKTLGLAALGGALEIYDFIIFVFFALTLSQLFFPPEMPEWLRLLQSFGIFVTGYLARPLGGILMAHFADKLGRKKVFSLSILMMALPCLLIGIMPTYAQIGYFAPLLLLALRILQGAAVGGEVPSAWVFVAEHAPTGHRGYALGFLQAGLTFGYLIGALTATFLAQVFTPAEILDYAWRYPFLLGGVFGVIGVYLRRWLSETPVFMAMEAQREARVELPLRTVLREHRLAMLPAMLLTCVLTSAVVVFVVITPTMMQKTFGMTASHTFALSALGIVFLNIGCVIAGLLVDRIGAWRTVMLYSLLLPLGVGVLYGCLISGGDWVGAAYALAGLACGVVGAVPSVMVGLFPARIRVSGISFTYNIAYAAWASITPLLLIGLMPWSPWICVMFCAVMGVVGLLTAAYFGSRMPRTGPCQVAGTA; from the coding sequence ATGACTGCCCAATCCCCGGCCAAACCTGCGCCGTTCAGCCGTTCCGACTACAAGACCCTCGGCCTTGCGGCCCTTGGCGGCGCGCTGGAAATCTACGATTTCATCATCTTCGTGTTCTTCGCCCTGACCCTCAGCCAGTTGTTTTTCCCGCCGGAAATGCCCGAGTGGCTGCGTTTGCTGCAAAGCTTCGGGATTTTCGTCACCGGTTATCTGGCGCGGCCCTTGGGCGGTATTCTGATGGCGCATTTCGCCGACAAACTCGGGCGCAAGAAAGTCTTCAGCCTGAGCATCCTGATGATGGCGCTGCCGTGCCTGCTGATCGGAATCATGCCGACTTACGCGCAGATCGGTTACTTCGCACCGCTGCTGTTGCTGGCGCTGCGCATCCTCCAAGGTGCAGCGGTAGGCGGTGAAGTGCCGAGCGCCTGGGTGTTCGTCGCCGAGCACGCGCCGACCGGCCATCGCGGTTATGCCTTGGGCTTTTTGCAGGCCGGGCTGACCTTCGGTTACCTGATCGGCGCGTTGACCGCGACGTTCCTCGCACAAGTGTTCACCCCGGCGGAAATCCTCGATTACGCCTGGCGTTACCCGTTCCTGCTCGGTGGCGTGTTCGGCGTGATTGGCGTTTATCTGCGCCGCTGGCTGAGCGAAACCCCGGTGTTCATGGCCATGGAAGCGCAGCGTGAAGCGCGGGTAGAGCTGCCGCTGCGCACAGTGCTGCGCGAGCACCGCCTGGCGATGCTGCCAGCGATGCTGCTGACCTGTGTGTTGACCTCGGCGGTGGTGGTGTTCGTCGTCATTACGCCGACCATGATGCAGAAAACCTTCGGCATGACCGCCAGCCACACCTTCGCCCTCAGTGCACTGGGCATTGTCTTCCTCAACATCGGCTGCGTGATCGCCGGGTTGCTGGTCGATCGCATTGGCGCGTGGCGCACGGTCATGCTCTACAGCCTGTTGCTGCCATTGGGCGTCGGCGTGCTTTACGGTTGTTTGATCAGCGGTGGTGATTGGGTCGGCGCCGCCTACGCCTTGGCCGGTCTTGCGTGCGGTGTTGTCGGCGCAGTGCCGTCGGTGATGGTCGGGTTGTTCCCGGCGCGTATTCGCGTGTCAGGCATTTCCTTCACCTACAACATTGCCTACGCCGCATGGGCCAGTATCACACCGCTGCTGCTGATTGGTCTGATGCCATGGAGCCCATGGATCTGCGTGATGTTCTGCGCGGTGATGGGTGTGGTGGGCCTCCTGACAGCGGCGTATTTCGGCTCGCGGATGCCGCGCACGGGACCCTGCCAGGTGGCGGGAACTGCCTGA
- a CDS encoding short-chain fatty acid transporter, with the protein MAVDIEDSRSARFALRCSSFAERWFPDSWVFAALAVIIVALATLAMGAKPTDAAMAFGDGFWSLIPFTMQMAFVVIGGYVVASSPPAVKLIDRLARIPKNGRSAVAWVALISMVASLLNWGLSLVFGGLLVRALARRTDLKMDYRAAGAAAYLGLGAVWALGLSSSAAQLQANPASLPPSILSITGVIPFTETIFLWQSGVMLLALIVISIIIAYATAPGPNSARDAKACGIDPAFNLPPLQPRTRPGEWLEHSPLLIIVLVLLAAGWLFHEFSTKPAITAISGLNTYNFLFIMLGALLHWRPRSFLDAVARAVPTTTGVLIQFPLYGSIAALMTTVKGTDAQTLAHHISTFFVSIASHDTYALLMGVYSAILGFFIPSGGGKWIIEAPYVMQVANDLQYHLGWAVQIYNAAEALPNLINPFYMLPLLGVLGLKARDLIGFSFVQLLVHTPLVLLLLWALGTTLAYTPPVMP; encoded by the coding sequence GTGGCCGTTGATATCGAAGATAGCCGCTCCGCACGCTTTGCCCTGCGCTGTTCAAGCTTCGCCGAACGCTGGTTTCCCGATTCCTGGGTATTCGCCGCACTGGCCGTGATCATCGTCGCCCTGGCCACACTGGCCATGGGCGCCAAACCCACCGATGCGGCGATGGCGTTCGGTGACGGTTTCTGGAGCCTGATTCCATTCACCATGCAGATGGCCTTCGTGGTGATCGGCGGTTACGTGGTCGCCAGCTCGCCGCCCGCCGTGAAACTGATCGATCGCCTGGCACGCATCCCGAAAAACGGCCGTTCCGCCGTGGCTTGGGTCGCGTTGATCTCAATGGTCGCCTCGTTGCTCAACTGGGGTCTGTCGCTGGTATTCGGCGGTTTGCTGGTCCGCGCCCTCGCCCGCCGCACCGATCTGAAAATGGATTACCGCGCCGCCGGTGCCGCTGCCTATCTGGGCCTTGGGGCGGTGTGGGCGCTGGGTCTGTCGTCGTCGGCCGCGCAGTTGCAAGCCAACCCGGCCAGTCTGCCGCCGTCGATCCTGTCGATCACCGGGGTGATTCCGTTCACCGAAACGATTTTCCTCTGGCAGTCGGGCGTGATGCTGCTGGCGCTGATCGTGATCTCGATCATCATCGCCTACGCCACCGCTCCCGGGCCGAACTCGGCGCGCGACGCCAAGGCCTGCGGCATCGACCCGGCCTTCAACCTGCCTCCGCTGCAACCGCGTACGCGTCCCGGTGAATGGCTGGAACACAGTCCGCTGCTGATCATCGTGCTGGTATTGCTGGCGGCGGGATGGCTGTTCCACGAATTTTCGACCAAACCGGCGATCACTGCGATTTCCGGGCTGAACACCTACAACTTCCTGTTCATCATGCTCGGCGCCTTGCTGCACTGGCGGCCGCGCAGTTTCCTCGATGCCGTCGCGCGTGCGGTGCCGACCACCACCGGCGTGTTGATCCAGTTCCCGCTGTACGGCTCGATTGCCGCACTGATGACCACGGTCAAAGGCACCGATGCGCAAACCCTGGCGCACCACATATCGACGTTTTTCGTCAGCATCGCCTCCCACGACACCTATGCGCTGCTGATGGGCGTGTACTCGGCGATACTGGGTTTCTTCATTCCGTCGGGCGGCGGCAAGTGGATTATCGAAGCGCCGTACGTGATGCAGGTCGCCAATGATCTGCAGTATCACCTCGGCTGGGCGGTGCAGATCTACAACGCGGCCGAAGCGCTGCCAAACCTGATCAACCCGTTCTACATGCTGCCACTGCTCGGCGTACTGGGACTGAAAGCGCGGGATCTGATCGGTTTCTCGTTCGTGCAGTTGCTGGTGCACACGCCACTGGTGCTGCTGTTGCTGTGGGCGCTGGGGACAACATTGGCGTATACGCCGCCAGTCATGCCGTAA
- a CDS encoding molecular chaperone HscC: protein MIVGIDLGTTNSLVAVWRGDATELVPNALGQFLTPSVVGLDDQGRILVGQAARERLHTHPRLTASLFKRHMGSATEVYLADKAFRPEELSALVLKSLKEDVERAFGETVTEAVISVPAYFSDAQRKATRIAGELAGLKVEKLINEPTAAALAYGLHQRDKETSFLVFDLGGGTFDVSILELFEGVMEVRASAGDNFLGGEDFDTVLLEHFISQHRSAADFPERSSVIQPLRREAERVRKALGQDDSAEFRLQLGERQWTQIITQQQLATLYMPLLERLRAPIERALRDARIRVSDLDEILLVGGTTRMPLVRKLAAGLFGRFPSITLDPDQVVAQGAAIQAALKARAAALEEVVLTDVCSYTLGIETSTQVGRTYESGHYLPIIERNSIVPVSRVKTVYTLHDNQEQVVVRIFQGESRLVKDNVALGELDIKVPKRKAGEVALDVRFTYDNNGLLEAQVKIPLTGQQHSLVIENNPGVLSPEEIQQRLANLAQLKIHPREQQVNTLLSARLERLYQESLGDLRDLMGDWAKQFQIALDSQDERQIREVRTDLSRRLSELDRTPWQ, encoded by the coding sequence ATGATCGTAGGGATTGACCTGGGAACCACCAACAGCCTGGTCGCCGTCTGGCGTGGTGATGCCACCGAGTTGGTGCCCAATGCCCTGGGTCAGTTCCTGACACCGAGCGTTGTCGGGCTGGATGATCAGGGCCGGATTCTGGTCGGTCAGGCGGCGCGCGAGCGTCTGCACACGCATCCGCGTCTGACCGCATCGCTGTTCAAGCGCCACATGGGCAGCGCCACGGAAGTTTATCTGGCCGACAAGGCATTTCGCCCAGAAGAACTCTCCGCCTTGGTGCTCAAGAGCCTGAAAGAAGACGTCGAGCGCGCTTTTGGCGAAACCGTCACCGAAGCCGTGATCAGCGTCCCGGCCTACTTCAGTGATGCCCAGCGCAAGGCCACGCGGATCGCCGGCGAACTGGCCGGGCTGAAGGTCGAGAAGCTGATCAACGAGCCGACCGCTGCCGCCCTCGCCTATGGACTGCACCAACGGGACAAGGAAACTTCGTTCCTGGTTTTCGACCTCGGTGGCGGCACGTTCGACGTGTCGATTCTGGAGCTGTTCGAAGGGGTCATGGAGGTGCGCGCCAGCGCCGGTGACAACTTCCTCGGTGGCGAAGACTTCGACACCGTGCTGCTTGAGCACTTCATCAGCCAGCACCGCTCGGCCGCAGACTTCCCGGAGCGCAGCAGCGTCATCCAGCCCCTGCGTCGCGAGGCCGAGCGCGTGCGCAAGGCGCTGGGGCAGGACGACAGCGCCGAATTCCGCTTGCAGCTCGGTGAGCGGCAGTGGACGCAAATCATCACCCAACAACAGTTGGCAACGCTGTACATGCCGCTGCTCGAGCGCCTGCGCGCGCCGATTGAGCGGGCGCTGCGCGATGCGCGCATCCGTGTCAGCGACCTCGACGAGATTTTGCTGGTCGGCGGCACCACGCGCATGCCGCTGGTACGCAAACTCGCCGCCGGGCTGTTCGGCCGCTTCCCGTCGATCACCCTCGACCCTGATCAGGTCGTGGCACAAGGCGCGGCCATTCAAGCGGCACTCAAAGCCCGCGCCGCAGCGCTGGAAGAAGTGGTGCTGACCGATGTCTGCTCCTACACGCTGGGTATCGAGACCTCCACTCAGGTCGGCCGCACCTATGAGAGCGGCCACTACCTGCCGATCATCGAGCGCAACAGCATCGTGCCGGTGAGTCGGGTGAAAACCGTGTACACCCTGCACGACAATCAGGAACAGGTGGTCGTGCGCATCTTTCAGGGCGAAAGCCGCCTGGTCAAAGACAACGTCGCACTCGGCGAACTGGACATCAAGGTGCCGAAACGCAAGGCCGGCGAAGTTGCCCTCGACGTGCGTTTCACCTACGACAACAACGGCCTGCTCGAAGCCCAGGTGAAAATCCCCCTGACCGGGCAACAGCATTCGCTGGTCATCGAGAACAACCCAGGCGTGCTGTCACCCGAGGAGATCCAGCAACGCCTGGCGAACCTCGCACAACTGAAGATTCATCCGCGCGAGCAGCAGGTCAACACGCTGCTCAGTGCACGTCTGGAGCGCCTCTATCAGGAAAGCCTGGGCGATCTGCGTGATCTGATGGGCGATTGGGCCAAGCAATTCCAGATCGCGCTCGACTCTCAGGATGAGCGCCAGATCCGCGAAGTGCGCACCGATTTGAGCCGACGCCTGAGCGAACTCGACCGCACCCCGTGGCAATAA